Proteins from a genomic interval of Pseudomonas versuta:
- a CDS encoding M60 family metallopeptidase yields the protein MNASVNKRLASECNATLQLVVTDQKSTLRAEALGSAEAAYKMEGRKNYHSHFQPTGRYVRRGTVLTVTVEPSVRGLELVVGLYGQYANHNDGKVTGRQLVALNPGQNRIEALVDGMVYVQNRIYNTPATVEIYGGQPVPTYVKGVTSRADFDVQVETWNTAPFFVLVGEYVLFDVQMVLATSLPGLDLDRRIEMMDSVVATTNALYGLSKYANDAAHKSAHRIHIINPDVGPGYASATDYHITFQNATAAGRHLLAGPENDQWGFYHEVGHTYQMKEFNYRGAIEVTVNIPALAVQEAQGYPNRIDSVSVRNAVAQFRQTPIAERNFLGLTNGWVQLLMFDQLRRGFGADFYARLSQQFRLENAKGIPEPPTDLAVMQHFMITAATVAERDLTPFFEEWGMPLEADTRSKLARFSALRHPIWDNMDRSTDLIESNVSPLEVPGTLTSPAEGALFDVNHVPVFKGRGAPGAMVTIEQAAPGGDWERVGTTTIDACGNWLFIGQCLTVGERKARATLSHGGTGFAVNAFTVAQAVTIPLTLMSPVGSSAFDTNHEPVYGGRGTPGARVTIEQGMVTGAWYAVGATLVDTNGVWSLTGQKLPAASREARATQSNGASGSDVTPFMVTAVPPVLVALSSPGEGALFDVNHEPVYRGRGTPGATVIIEQRTGSGSWVLVGGTTVNSSGDWTLAGEKLAAAEYQARATQSGIGASIAVNAFTVARAVEVRVTLTSPERGATFDEHHIPVYQGRGTPGAMVTVQQGTTTGNWYRVGEARVNTNGDWSCIGQKLPAATREARAIQGSDNSVSTRNTFTVTKVQVPVTLLSPGAEALFDVNHVPVYQGRGTPGAMITINQGTDTGGWYVVGTVLVGPRGDWSFVGKKLTASRWGVAAVQNNDHGAGARHSFNVEQVVQIPVTLTFPVNGGSFDENHAPTYAGKGTPGATVAIEQGTPAGRWRRVGRALVNTNGDWSHEGLAFPAGPREVRVTQNGNSADSVRIAFSVTPAIKSGGAAPGLVS from the coding sequence ATGAATGCGTCCGTAAACAAACGTTTAGCTTCTGAGTGCAATGCTACTCTGCAACTTGTGGTCACCGACCAAAAGTCCACCCTTCGCGCTGAAGCCCTGGGCAGTGCAGAAGCGGCTTATAAAATGGAGGGCAGAAAGAATTATCACAGTCATTTCCAGCCCACTGGCCGTTATGTGCGCAGAGGCACAGTATTGACCGTCACCGTAGAACCCTCGGTCAGGGGGCTTGAACTGGTGGTAGGCCTATATGGCCAATATGCAAACCATAATGATGGAAAGGTCACCGGACGCCAGCTAGTTGCCTTGAATCCCGGCCAAAACCGGATTGAGGCATTAGTGGATGGCATGGTTTATGTACAAAACCGGATCTACAACACGCCAGCGACCGTCGAAATATACGGCGGACAACCCGTTCCAACCTATGTCAAAGGTGTGACAAGTCGGGCGGACTTCGACGTGCAGGTCGAGACCTGGAATACGGCTCCATTTTTCGTACTTGTCGGAGAATACGTCCTGTTTGATGTTCAGATGGTTCTGGCGACATCTTTGCCGGGTCTGGATCTGGACCGCAGGATTGAGATGATGGACTCCGTTGTCGCCACCACCAACGCGCTCTATGGGCTATCTAAGTACGCCAATGATGCCGCACACAAATCCGCGCACCGTATCCACATTATTAATCCTGACGTCGGCCCCGGTTACGCGTCGGCGACGGATTATCACATCACCTTCCAGAACGCCACCGCGGCGGGCCGCCACCTTCTGGCAGGCCCTGAAAATGATCAGTGGGGCTTTTACCATGAAGTCGGCCACACCTATCAGATGAAGGAGTTCAATTACAGGGGCGCTATTGAGGTCACCGTGAATATCCCCGCGCTTGCAGTGCAGGAGGCACAGGGCTACCCCAACCGTATCGACAGTGTGTCGGTGCGCAATGCGGTCGCGCAGTTTCGCCAGACACCGATTGCTGAACGTAATTTTTTAGGGCTCACCAATGGTTGGGTCCAGCTTCTGATGTTCGATCAATTGCGCCGTGGCTTCGGCGCTGATTTTTATGCACGGCTGTCCCAGCAGTTTCGCCTGGAGAACGCGAAAGGCATCCCCGAACCGCCAACCGATCTCGCTGTGATGCAGCACTTCATGATCACGGCTGCGACCGTGGCAGAGCGTGATCTCACTCCGTTTTTTGAAGAGTGGGGCATGCCGCTGGAGGCTGACACCCGCAGCAAACTCGCGCGGTTCTCTGCACTGCGCCACCCCATCTGGGACAACATGGACCGGTCGACCGACCTTATTGAGTCCAATGTTTCGCCCCTGGAGGTTCCCGGTACGTTAACCAGCCCGGCAGAGGGTGCCTTGTTTGATGTGAACCACGTACCGGTGTTCAAGGGGCGTGGTGCGCCGGGTGCGATGGTCACCATTGAGCAGGCGGCTCCCGGCGGCGACTGGGAGCGGGTGGGCACAACCACAATCGATGCTTGCGGGAACTGGTTGTTCATCGGCCAGTGTTTGACTGTTGGTGAACGCAAAGCGCGGGCAACACTCAGTCACGGCGGTACGGGTTTTGCGGTAAATGCCTTTACCGTTGCCCAGGCGGTCACTATCCCGCTAACCCTGATGTCTCCTGTGGGCAGTTCGGCGTTCGATACCAATCATGAGCCGGTATATGGCGGGCGAGGGACGCCGGGCGCGAGGGTCACGATCGAGCAGGGTATGGTCACAGGCGCCTGGTATGCGGTGGGAGCGACCCTGGTGGATACCAACGGTGTCTGGTCCTTGACCGGTCAGAAACTTCCCGCTGCCTCTCGGGAAGCGCGGGCGACACAAAGCAACGGCGCAAGCGGTTCTGATGTCACCCCCTTCATGGTAACGGCTGTACCCCCGGTTCTTGTGGCATTGAGCTCTCCCGGGGAGGGGGCCTTGTTTGATGTCAATCACGAGCCAGTCTACCGAGGTCGTGGAACACCGGGTGCTACGGTAATTATCGAGCAGCGTACAGGTTCGGGCTCATGGGTTTTGGTGGGCGGGACAACGGTCAATAGCTCCGGTGACTGGACCCTGGCCGGTGAGAAACTCGCCGCCGCAGAGTACCAGGCGCGGGCAACCCAAAGCGGCATCGGGGCCAGTATTGCAGTGAATGCCTTCACCGTTGCCCGGGCGGTTGAGGTGCGCGTCACATTGACCTCTCCTGAACGTGGGGCGACGTTCGATGAACACCACATACCGGTCTATCAGGGGCGGGGCACGCCGGGCGCCATGGTCACAGTCCAGCAGGGTACAACCACAGGTAACTGGTATCGGGTGGGAGAGGCCAGGGTCAATACCAACGGTGACTGGTCCTGTATTGGTCAGAAGCTTCCTGCCGCCACACGGGAAGCGCGGGCGATACAAGGCAGCGATAATTCCGTCTCCACAAGAAATACCTTTACCGTTACAAAAGTTCAGGTTCCGGTGACATTGCTCTCGCCGGGAGCAGAGGCCCTGTTTGATGTGAACCACGTGCCTGTCTATCAAGGCCGGGGGACGCCGGGCGCGATGATCACCATCAACCAGGGCACGGATACCGGTGGCTGGTATGTGGTGGGGACGGTGCTGGTCGGGCCCCGGGGTGACTGGTCTTTCGTCGGCAAGAAACTCACTGCCAGCCGTTGGGGGGTCGCGGCGGTACAGAACAATGACCATGGCGCAGGTGCAAGGCATAGCTTCAACGTCGAGCAGGTGGTCCAGATCCCTGTGACATTGACGTTCCCCGTCAATGGCGGGTCGTTCGATGAAAACCATGCCCCGACTTATGCCGGCAAGGGCACACCCGGCGCTACGGTTGCCATCGAACAGGGTACGCCCGCCGGCCGCTGGCGTCGGGTGGGCAGGGCCCTGGTCAATACCAACGGTGACTGGTCCCATGAGGGGCTTGCGTTCCCGGCCGGTCCAAGGGAAGTGCGGGTCACCCAAAATGGCAATAGTGCCGACTCTGTAAGGATTGCCTTTAGCGTAACGCCGGCGATTAAGTCAGGGGGCGCGGCGCCAGGTCTGGTGAGCTGA
- a CDS encoding SDR family oxidoreductase — protein sequence MSVLQRLQPYPGLRVLISGGAAGIGEVLAAAYLEAGALVHVCDVSEPALAAFRDKYPGTVATRADVSDAAQIEAVFKVQREHFGGLDVLVNNAGIAGPTGGIDAISDAEWQATININLTAQYRFAHHAVPLLKESSHGHMLHIASVAGRLGYAWRTPYAATKWAIVGLMKSLASELGESDIRVNALLPGIVEGPRMDAVIRARAEQVGLPEAEMRQQYLDKISLKRMVTAEDVAAMALFLCSPAARNVTGQAISVDGNVEYL from the coding sequence ATGAGTGTCTTACAGCGGCTGCAGCCCTATCCCGGGTTACGAGTGTTGATTTCCGGCGGGGCTGCCGGGATCGGTGAAGTGCTGGCGGCGGCCTACCTGGAAGCCGGTGCCCTGGTGCATGTCTGTGATGTCAGCGAGCCGGCGCTGGCCGCGTTTCGCGACAAGTACCCGGGGACTGTGGCCACCCGCGCCGACGTCAGTGACGCAGCGCAGATCGAAGCGGTGTTCAAGGTTCAGCGCGAGCACTTCGGCGGCCTCGATGTACTGGTCAACAACGCAGGAATCGCCGGGCCCACCGGTGGCATTGACGCCATCAGCGATGCCGAGTGGCAGGCCACCATCAACATCAACCTTACGGCGCAATACCGCTTTGCCCACCATGCAGTGCCGTTGCTCAAAGAGTCGTCCCACGGCCACATGTTGCATATCGCTTCGGTCGCCGGTCGCCTCGGGTATGCCTGGCGCACCCCCTATGCGGCGACCAAGTGGGCTATCGTCGGTTTGATGAAATCCCTGGCGTCGGAGCTGGGCGAAAGCGACATCCGGGTCAATGCCTTGCTTCCCGGCATCGTCGAAGGGCCGCGGATGGACGCTGTGATTCGCGCCCGCGCCGAGCAGGTCGGGCTGCCTGAAGCCGAGATGCGTCAGCAATACCTCGACAAAATATCCCTCAAACGCATGGTGACGGCTGAAGACGTAGCGGCCATGGCGTTGTTCCTCTGTTCGCCCGCCGCCCGCAATGTGACCGGCCAGGCCATCAGTGTCGACGGCAATGTCGAATACCTGTAG
- a CDS encoding RHS repeat domain-containing protein, with the protein MINPSEHIPEARSAASLPGSGDVYSGAYNFMSSISAGVDPRTGMFSASVTLPTGAANDLRGPISQLRLGYSPLMTEDQGFGLGWMLGTTSWDGASQQLQLNSGERFRGEIVGQNMRFADVRLPVVTVTVQRQEMWVRHNDGTSERLIPLAGHPSLWVVSTLVGADGSALSFDWSSIGNAAYLQKISDAQGRTVVALSYDGLQTHLTLQPDTPSQMVMTFQRISGQLRRVTVDGLPDNVWQFDYSTASSGLLLLSKCTQPTGSTEEVTYSEANGLALPPGAPFPRMPVVSQTRKEPGDGQPVQLVRYDYGLYGSNNYFGWPAVRQWRNREDNLYNLTGGGDFLYGSTETLMDARGTVLQTVSRTFNRFHLLTRERTLQGQTLQETQTTYYDEPWLPIARQLPYFQFPHKVITRKAHLDGQRVLRELSTEEETRYDDLGNPVWHRNALGGIEASEYYPVSGETDHCPADPLGRITRLKSRTASPPPGTEGPVKQTRYRYQSLPVRQDAPEFALPTFIQSSEEKLLLVEGEKRTELGRSSQTFIVDPASPHHGRMLSETQTVQGKSTTRSYSYQLNQARNARSLERAVLQENVTITGHDGHESSSQSSQDLYSGLMVTEQTDEQMRIAFAHDALGRVVQEVAAPDSAFEAEVNWAYSLSANERCQTRIGASGRKETVWLDGMGREVRREKQSDSGQTYTAWTGEYDVLGRVFRETSYDPGNEDTPALSLTTERTFDDWGNVLTETSADGVTQHTVADPVALTGTRWQTDANGVDGAKTVTTHTLDGKPLTEQLYSADGVLQHELSWRYDGLGRCISQSDAMGRKTLQEWDVRDRLVSTTLPDGSVIKRTYAEGHDGELPATVSISHPSLGINEVVLGERKYDGLGRLVWEKVGQSVSEWQYAEGQIHAHTRTLPDGTEVVTERQPELGGALLSMQAPGISVFNKYDPLSGRLLETQGNLGLQKDHWSPSGLLTQADYAWHGDQPRSQQQTTTPAGKVTRLTDADGAEQRCQYDKFGRLSTQQGPDVTVTITYDAASRIHQQRTQSKDGSRDMTVTLGYDSLGRPARRITDTRTPSGQQVEVQTQQWRQDGKLSKRELTRDGTLVRSETFDYDLRGRMITQQLVGEKLPEDAHGKTYREQHFQYDALDNVCRLETVFADGSENNVSVFGYNPSDLTQLIHINHSRPDYPAPVTLEYDALGNLKRDERGNPLHYDALGRLIGVTLPTGQRRWHYGPGGNIIKTEDAAGPRWRYHTGGQLSCEVGESTQTRWVLAGNVPVAESRLASAVREVMLLGTDAQGSVTTEAKDQIQTPVYGAYGQSQPGASRLGYAGVLREEDSGWYFLGDYRIYNPVLMRFHSRDSLSPFGEGGLNGYAYCAGDPVNRIDPSGHSWLDWLLPAVGIALAVVGTVASFGALAAPTAALTASYITAVTTATLSAVSLAADVASMALLATGNENAGRILGYVGMATGLASAAPSIAGAAGKAVKSVGNAVGRGQYKLQHAGGVPKLQDLSFNKGDPREIWLGTRNLNPYGPAKHVIPLAARRYGNTSLQAFDEVREYYRLSRAPLVLPENIVPNVVIKNAAGEPILSVFENNPYYVNEVRLIAADKHPMYLPSELRRANIDPWTQKSLSAEFYNWHISSPRNITKVRLTNQLSQHITLDTTWAICRDTWYTAITNIRR; encoded by the coding sequence ATGATTAACCCTTCTGAGCACATTCCCGAGGCCCGATCTGCAGCCAGCCTGCCTGGAAGCGGCGACGTTTATTCCGGCGCCTACAACTTCATGAGCAGCATCAGTGCCGGGGTTGATCCACGCACCGGCATGTTTTCGGCCTCGGTGACCTTGCCCACTGGAGCCGCCAACGATCTGCGCGGGCCGATCAGCCAATTGCGCCTCGGCTACAGCCCGTTGATGACCGAGGATCAGGGTTTCGGTCTGGGCTGGATGCTCGGTACCACGTCCTGGGACGGGGCCAGTCAGCAGTTGCAGCTCAATTCCGGCGAGCGTTTTCGTGGGGAGATTGTTGGCCAGAACATGCGCTTTGCGGACGTTCGCTTGCCGGTGGTGACGGTCACGGTGCAGCGCCAGGAAATGTGGGTGCGGCATAACGACGGCACCTCCGAGCGCCTGATTCCGTTGGCCGGGCATCCGAGCCTGTGGGTGGTCAGCACCCTGGTGGGGGCCGATGGCAGTGCCCTGAGTTTTGACTGGAGCTCGATTGGCAACGCCGCCTACTTGCAAAAGATCAGCGATGCCCAGGGCCGAACTGTGGTGGCGCTTTCCTACGACGGCTTGCAAACCCATCTGACCCTGCAGCCGGATACTCCTTCGCAGATGGTGATGACTTTTCAGCGCATCTCCGGGCAGTTACGCCGGGTGACGGTGGACGGACTTCCCGACAATGTCTGGCAGTTTGACTACAGCACTGCGAGCTCGGGTCTGTTGCTGTTGAGCAAATGCACCCAGCCCACCGGCAGTACCGAGGAAGTGACCTACAGCGAGGCCAACGGCCTGGCGTTGCCGCCGGGCGCGCCGTTCCCACGGATGCCGGTGGTTAGTCAGACCCGCAAGGAACCGGGGGACGGCCAGCCGGTGCAGCTGGTTCGTTATGACTACGGCCTTTATGGCTCCAACAACTACTTCGGCTGGCCGGCGGTGCGCCAGTGGCGCAACCGCGAGGACAATCTTTACAACCTGACAGGGGGTGGCGATTTCCTTTATGGCTCTACCGAAACCCTTATGGATGCCCGGGGTACTGTTTTGCAAACAGTGTCCCGCACCTTTAACCGTTTTCACTTGTTGACCCGCGAACGCACGTTACAGGGCCAGACCCTGCAGGAAACCCAGACCACCTATTACGACGAGCCCTGGCTACCGATTGCCCGGCAACTGCCTTACTTCCAGTTCCCGCACAAGGTGATCACTCGCAAGGCGCATCTGGACGGGCAGCGAGTGTTGCGTGAGTTAAGTACCGAGGAAGAGACCCGCTATGACGACTTGGGCAATCCGGTGTGGCACCGCAATGCATTGGGTGGCATTGAAGCGTCGGAGTACTACCCGGTCAGCGGTGAGACCGACCATTGCCCGGCCGATCCGCTGGGTCGCATCACCCGTCTGAAAAGTCGCACCGCAAGCCCGCCACCCGGCACCGAGGGCCCGGTCAAACAGACCCGATACCGTTATCAATCATTGCCTGTGCGCCAGGATGCGCCCGAGTTTGCACTGCCGACCTTTATCCAGAGCAGCGAGGAGAAACTGTTGCTGGTGGAGGGCGAAAAACGTACCGAGCTGGGCCGTTCCAGCCAGACCTTTATCGTCGATCCAGCATCGCCCCACCACGGTCGCATGCTCAGTGAAACTCAGACCGTGCAGGGTAAAAGCACCACCCGCTCCTACAGCTACCAGCTCAACCAAGCCCGCAATGCACGGTCGCTTGAGCGTGCGGTGTTGCAGGAAAACGTGACCATCACCGGGCACGACGGTCATGAGTCCAGCTCCCAATCCTCGCAAGATCTGTACTCGGGTTTGATGGTCACCGAGCAGACCGATGAGCAAATGCGCATCGCCTTTGCCCACGATGCCCTGGGCCGTGTAGTACAAGAGGTCGCCGCCCCGGATTCGGCGTTCGAGGCCGAGGTCAATTGGGCCTATTCGTTGTCAGCGAACGAACGCTGCCAGACCCGAATCGGCGCTTCCGGGCGTAAGGAAACGGTCTGGCTGGATGGTATGGGTCGGGAAGTACGACGTGAGAAACAGTCCGACAGTGGTCAGACCTATACCGCCTGGACCGGCGAATATGACGTGTTGGGCCGGGTATTTCGTGAGACCAGCTACGACCCCGGTAACGAAGACACTCCAGCCCTGAGCCTGACCACCGAACGCACCTTTGACGACTGGGGCAATGTGCTGACTGAAACGTCCGCCGATGGCGTCACCCAACACACGGTTGCCGACCCGGTAGCACTGACCGGCACCCGTTGGCAGACCGACGCCAATGGCGTGGACGGGGCCAAAACCGTGACGACCCACACCCTCGATGGCAAGCCGCTGACCGAGCAGTTGTACAGCGCCGACGGCGTGCTGCAGCACGAGCTGAGCTGGCGCTATGACGGGCTTGGACGTTGCATCAGCCAGTCCGACGCCATGGGCCGCAAGACCTTGCAGGAATGGGATGTGCGGGATCGACTGGTGTCGACCACGCTGCCTGATGGCAGTGTGATCAAGCGCACCTACGCCGAAGGGCATGACGGTGAGTTACCAGCCACGGTCTCGATCTCTCATCCTTCTTTGGGTATTAACGAAGTCGTATTGGGCGAGCGTAAATACGACGGTCTGGGCCGATTGGTGTGGGAAAAGGTCGGCCAGAGTGTCTCTGAATGGCAATACGCCGAAGGACAAATCCACGCCCATACCCGGACACTGCCCGATGGCACCGAAGTAGTCACAGAACGCCAACCAGAACTGGGCGGTGCGCTGCTGTCGATGCAGGCGCCCGGCATCAGCGTGTTCAACAAATACGATCCGTTAAGTGGCCGTTTGCTGGAAACACAGGGCAATCTGGGGCTGCAAAAAGATCATTGGTCGCCGTCGGGTTTGCTGACCCAAGCCGATTACGCCTGGCACGGTGATCAACCTCGTTCACAACAGCAAACCACCACACCAGCGGGCAAGGTCACGCGTCTGACCGATGCTGACGGCGCCGAACAGCGCTGCCAGTACGACAAATTCGGGCGCCTTAGTACGCAGCAAGGCCCAGACGTCACGGTCACCATTACCTACGATGCGGCCTCGCGGATTCACCAGCAGCGCACCCAATCAAAAGACGGCTCGCGAGACATGACCGTGACCCTGGGGTACGACAGCCTCGGCCGTCCGGCCCGTCGCATTACCGACACCCGTACCCCGTCCGGGCAACAGGTGGAAGTGCAAACCCAACAGTGGCGCCAAGACGGCAAGCTGAGTAAACGCGAACTGACCCGTGACGGCACACTGGTACGCAGTGAAACCTTCGATTACGACCTGCGCGGACGGATGATTACCCAGCAGCTAGTGGGCGAGAAATTACCCGAAGACGCCCACGGCAAAACCTACCGCGAGCAGCATTTCCAGTACGACGCCCTCGACAACGTATGCCGCCTCGAAACGGTATTTGCCGACGGCAGCGAAAACAATGTCAGCGTGTTTGGCTACAACCCTTCCGACCTTACCCAGCTAATACACATCAACCACAGCCGACCCGATTACCCGGCACCGGTCACCCTGGAGTACGACGCTCTGGGCAATCTCAAACGCGACGAGCGCGGTAATCCGCTGCACTACGACGCCTTAGGCCGACTGATCGGGGTAACTCTGCCTACCGGCCAGCGCCGTTGGCACTACGGACCGGGTGGCAACATCATCAAGACCGAAGACGCTGCCGGTCCACGTTGGCGCTACCACACCGGCGGCCAGCTCAGCTGCGAGGTGGGTGAAAGCACACAAACCCGCTGGGTCCTTGCCGGAAATGTTCCGGTGGCCGAAAGCCGGCTGGCCTCAGCGGTGCGTGAAGTCATGCTCTTGGGCACCGATGCCCAGGGTTCAGTAACTACGGAGGCCAAAGACCAAATCCAGACCCCGGTCTACGGCGCCTACGGTCAGAGCCAGCCCGGCGCCAGCCGTCTGGGGTATGCGGGGGTCTTGCGTGAAGAAGACAGCGGCTGGTACTTCCTCGGCGACTACCGCATCTACAACCCGGTGCTGATGCGCTTCCACAGCCGTGACAGCCTCAGCCCTTTCGGTGAAGGCGGCCTTAATGGCTATGCCTACTGCGCGGGCGACCCGGTGAACCGCATCGACCCGTCGGGCCATTCGTGGCTGGACTGGTTGCTGCCGGCGGTGGGGATAGCGCTGGCAGTGGTCGGCACCGTGGCCTCTTTTGGTGCCCTGGCGGCACCGACCGCGGCCCTGACGGCCAGTTACATAACGGCGGTGACCACCGCGACCCTGAGCGCGGTGTCACTGGCCGCAGACGTCGCCTCGATGGCCTTGCTGGCCACCGGCAATGAAAACGCAGGGCGGATTCTGGGCTATGTGGGCATGGCCACGGGCCTGGCATCGGCGGCGCCGTCGATTGCCGGGGCAGCGGGCAAGGCGGTTAAAAGTGTAGGCAACGCCGTGGGCCGCGGGCAGTACAAGCTGCAACATGCGGGGGGCGTGCCAAAACTTCAGGACCTGTCTTTCAACAAAGGTGATCCGAGGGAAATATGGCTTGGAACGCGTAACCTGAACCCTTACGGCCCTGCAAAACATGTTATCCCCCTTGCTGCAAGACGGTACGGCAACACCAGTTTGCAAGCGTTTGACGAGGTTCGGGAATATTACAGACTCTCCAGAGCGCCATTGGTTTTGCCAGAGAATATTGTTCCCAATGTGGTTATTAAAAATGCCGCGGGCGAGCCCATATTGTCCGTGTTCGAAAATAATCCCTATTATGTTAACGAAGTCAGACTGATTGCCGCCGATAAACACCCCATGTATCTGCCCTCCGAATTGCGCCGCGCAAATATAGATCCCTGGACTCAAAAATCATTGAGTGCCGAGTTTTATAATTGGCATATAAGCTCGCCGCGGAACATCACCAAAGTGCGTTTAACGAATCAACTTTCTCAACATATAACCCTGGATACCACTTGGGCGATCTGTCGGGACACCTGGTATACCGCTATTACCAATATACGTCGCTAG
- a CDS encoding 3-keto-5-aminohexanoate cleavage protein, protein MSKKRPVIITCAVTGAIHTPSMSPHLPITAQQIAEAAIGAAQAGAAIVHLHARDPNDGRPSQDPALFAEFLPQIKAASDVVINITTGGAPNMTVEERLQPVLQFKPELASLNMGSMNFGLYEMLNRFTEFKHDWERPYLEESDDRIFRNTFRDIAHILNSCAENRTRFEIECYDIGHLYTAAHFMERGLLKPPLFIQSVFGLRGGIGGHPEDLAHMRRTADRLFGEDYVWSILGAGRGQIPLATMGLSMGSNARVGLEDSLWDGPGKLAASNADQVRRIRTVVEALGGRVATPDEAREILGLKGRNQVNF, encoded by the coding sequence ATGTCCAAAAAACGCCCCGTGATCATTACTTGCGCCGTTACCGGTGCCATTCATACACCCTCGATGTCGCCCCACCTGCCGATAACTGCGCAGCAAATTGCCGAGGCAGCGATCGGTGCTGCCCAGGCCGGTGCCGCCATCGTCCACTTGCATGCCCGTGACCCCAACGATGGCCGCCCCAGCCAGGACCCGGCACTGTTTGCCGAGTTCCTGCCACAGATCAAGGCGGCCAGCGATGTGGTGATCAACATCACCACTGGCGGCGCGCCGAACATGACGGTTGAAGAGCGCTTGCAGCCGGTGCTGCAATTCAAGCCGGAACTGGCCTCGCTGAACATGGGCTCGATGAACTTCGGCCTGTACGAAATGCTCAATCGCTTCACCGAGTTCAAGCATGACTGGGAGCGTCCGTATCTGGAGGAGAGCGACGACCGGATCTTTCGCAATACCTTCCGCGACATTGCCCACATCCTCAATTCCTGCGCCGAGAACCGGACCCGTTTCGAAATCGAGTGCTACGACATCGGCCACCTCTATACCGCTGCCCACTTCATGGAGCGCGGCCTGCTCAAGCCGCCGCTGTTTATCCAGTCGGTATTCGGCCTGCGCGGCGGCATTGGCGGCCACCCGGAAGACCTGGCCCACATGCGTCGTACCGCCGACCGGCTGTTTGGCGAAGACTATGTGTGGTCGATCCTCGGCGCCGGGCGCGGGCAGATCCCGCTGGCAACCATGGGCCTGTCCATGGGCAGCAATGCCCGGGTGGGGCTGGAGGATTCCCTGTGGGACGGCCCCGGCAAACTGGCGGCGTCCAATGCCGATCAGGTACGGCGCATCCGCACGGTAGTCGAAGCCCTGGGCGGGCGCGTGGCAACCCCGGATGAAGCCCGGGAAATCCTCGGCCTCAAGGGGCGCAACCAGGTCAACTTCTAA
- a CDS encoding SMP-30/gluconolactonase/LRE family protein: protein MRIEVLVDVKTTLGEGPVWDVGQQRLYWLDSADGRILRCTADGRELRAWDVGQKIGSMTLRHSGEQAIVALQNGVHTLDLHRGELALIIDPEPGLPDNRLNDGKVDRQGRFVFGSMDTLEDSASARLYRLDADLSLHTLDENIIVSNGPCWSPSGETFYFCDTWSGEIWAYDYDLVTGAVSNRRTFAKVDTRGGGAADGCTVDAEGCLWQALVYAGQLVRYSPDGKVDRVLEMPVKKVTSLTFGGPNLDTLFVTSMARPPLPRFPADGQQRGALFAITGLGVQGIAERRFAS from the coding sequence ATGCGTATCGAAGTACTCGTCGACGTTAAAACCACCCTCGGCGAAGGGCCGGTGTGGGACGTCGGGCAACAACGGCTGTACTGGCTCGACAGCGCCGATGGCCGGATCCTGCGCTGTACCGCTGACGGTCGCGAGTTAAGGGCTTGGGACGTGGGCCAGAAAATCGGCTCCATGACCCTGCGCCACAGCGGTGAGCAGGCCATCGTCGCCCTTCAGAACGGGGTGCATACCCTGGACCTGCACCGCGGCGAACTGGCCCTGATCATCGATCCGGAACCGGGACTGCCCGACAACCGCCTCAATGACGGCAAGGTCGACCGCCAGGGCCGGTTTGTGTTCGGCTCCATGGACACCCTGGAAGACAGTGCCAGCGCCAGGCTCTACCGCCTGGATGCGGACCTGAGCCTGCACACCCTCGATGAAAACATCATTGTGTCCAACGGCCCGTGCTGGAGCCCGTCGGGAGAAACCTTCTATTTCTGCGACACCTGGTCCGGCGAAATCTGGGCCTATGACTACGACCTCGTCACAGGGGCAGTGAGCAATCGACGCACCTTCGCCAAGGTTGATACCCGTGGCGGTGGCGCGGCCGACGGCTGCACCGTGGATGCCGAAGGCTGCCTGTGGCAGGCCCTGGTCTACGCCGGGCAACTGGTGCGTTACAGCCCGGACGGCAAGGTTGACCGTGTGCTTGAAATGCCGGTGAAAAAGGTCACTAGCCTGACCTTCGGCGGACCGAACCTGGACACCCTGTTTGTCACCTCGATGGCCAGGCCGCCGTTGCCGCGTTTCCCGGCCGACGGCCAGCAGCGCGGCGCGCTGTTCGCCATTACCGGGTTGGGCGTGCAGGGAATCGCCGAGCGCCGCTTCGCCAGCTAA